ATATGATTGAAAGTGTCAGTGGTAAGAAAATCTCGGAAATGCCTTCTTGGGTACAAAACTGGGAAAAGACCAAACTTATCACGATTGAAGACAAGAATGGTGATGGTATTGTCCAATTCTACAATGAAAAATCGAAAGATGCTGCCTTTTTAGCAAGTGCCGAAGCCAAAGGTTGGAAAGGCAACGAACTTACCGTAGATAGAGATATTATGGTTTTGGCAAACCCTGAAATTGCACAGCTTCCCAACTGGGTCATTGCCTTAGTAGCGGCAGGCGGCTTGGCAGCAGCCCTTTCTACAGCGGCAGGTTTGCTTTTGGTTATCTCTACTTCTATTGCACACGACCTTTTCAAAAAAATCGTCATGCCTGATATTTCCGAAAAAGGCGAATTAGTGGCGGCACGTGTAGCAGCAGCCGTAGCGGTAGTAATTGCAGGTTATTTCGGTATCAATCCGCCCGGATTTGTGGCAGAGGTAGTCGCTTTTGCCTTCGGCTTGGCAGCCGCCTCCTTCTTCCCCGCCATTGTATTGGGCATTTTCTACAAACGCCTTAACCGCGAGGGTGCGATTGCAGGCATGGTCATTGGCTTGCTTTTCACAATCGGCTACATCTACTACTTCAAATTTGCCATTCCCAAAGAAGAAAATATCGCTGCCAACTGGCTCTTTGGCATTTCTCCCGAAGGTATCGGCACGATAGGCATGATAGTCAATGTAGTAGTAGCCCTTGTTGTGAGTTCGCTAACTCCCCCCCACCGCAAGAGGTACAGGACATTGTAGAAGAAATCCGCCTCCCACGTGGCGCAGGCGAAGCAACCCATCATTAAGACTTATAGAAATGGGTACAAAGTAAATTAGTAAAGTGTGTGGTTAATTTTAAAGTTTAGAAAGTAAAAAGTAGCCTTCTCTAAGAAGGCTATTTTTTTGTGCTTTGGCAAGTTAAAATTTGTTAAAGTGATTAAAAAAACTTGTCCAATCGCATTTAAAATTTTACTTTTATGGGTCTTATTTTTGTGAAAAGTTTATGATAACAACATGAAAAATACACTTCTCCTCCTCTTCCTTTTTTTGAGCAGCTCTCTTTTTGCCCAAAATACAGATACAACCTTTGCGCTGCAATTCAACTCCACGACCTATGTTGAAATGCACTGCCCCACCTGTCCTGATGCAGATTATAGCATTGAATACCGCCCTGCCCTTACTAAAAGTTGGGCGCGATTTGAACTAGCGCAGGTAGCACAAGGTATTTTTGCAGGAACAGTTAGTTTGCATCTTCCCGAAACGGTGCGCCTGCTTCGAAACAAACCGCAACGCAATTATGTCAGTTTTCTTGTACTTGTGCCGAATGACACTTTAAAAGTACAAATTAAATATGATAAAGAAAATGATGAATATATTTTTGAAAAAATTTTAACCAGCCAATATCCTACCCTAACCCAGTATGCCGTAGATAAAATTAAAGATTTGGGCTATCATGAAACAGATTTTGCCTTAGCAGGGCTAACGCCCGAAGAAAAGTTGGCTTTTATAAAAAAGGAAATAGCCTATTTAGAAGCCTATCAGAAAAAACACAGCCTACCCCTTTGGTTTTTTAATCAAGCAAAAGAAAGCCCACAATACATCATTTCCTTTGACACAAGTCTTGTCAGCCCTCCCCTTTCCAACCGTCATGCGCTTGGCAGTACCTATTATATGATGCACTTAGATAACTTTATTCAGGTAGCTTTGGGCTATAAAAAAATAAGTGAGATAGCCACCTGTGCGCCTTTTCTCTCTGATAGCACGCTACAAACGCTCAAAGTCAGAGCCGAATATGCGGAAAAACAGGTAGCTTTTGAAGTGGCGGAATACTACAAACTCTATCTATTGACTAATTTTCTAACCCTAACCAGCGACGAAAAAGAAGCCTCTACACTTTTTAATATCCTCAACTTTAAACAAGAAGCAATTAAAAATTATGCAATACATACTATAAATGATTTTACACAACAAGTTACTTATCTTAACACAGAAAAAAAACTTCCAGAATTTTTGCTCAAAGATATAGAAGGAAACTTGGTCTTGCTTAATGAATCGTTGGGCAAAACGGTTTATCTTAGCTTTTGGTTTCCCTCCTGCGCTCCTTGTATTCGTGCCATTCCCGACAAAAATAAATTGGTAGAAAGCCTGCCTTCGGACGAGTTCGAACTCATCAATATTTGCGTATCGGGCAGTGAGCAAGAATGGCAAAATGCGATTGAGCGTTTTCAGATGAAGGGCAAAAATTTTTATGTAAGCCATACCGAAATAGAAAAAGAACTAACCCAACTATTTGGTATTAGCACTTTTCCCCATTATGCAATCCTAAAAGATGGCAAGATACTCATTCGCAAAGCAAACTCTCCCAACAAAATCGCACCCGAACTGCGCGACTTGCTAAAAAAGTAGCCTTCTCAAAGAAGGCTATTTTTTTGTACAATATTTTAAACTTAATCAAAATAAACAACTTTCTCCCTTCTTTGAATAGAAAGAGCCACAGGCGTACTGTTTTGCAAGTTATCTCCTACGGGACAGCGACGCTCGATTTCCTGCAACCACTCCAAAAGCAGAGGGTCGGAAGCCGTTGTTTCAGGCTCTAAAAGCACCTCCAAAGCCTGATAGCCTGCCCTTTGTAGGTCGGAAAAGCCAAAAAGCCGTTCAGGATTGATTTCACCTTTCAAATTTATTTTCAAACTTTTTAGCTCAAAATTGTACTCCTTCGCAACCAAATGCGCCACTACATTCAAACAGCCTGCATAAGCCGCCAAGAGGTACTCGACAGGATTGGGCGCAAGGTCGGTGCCACCCAAAGCCTGCGGTTCATCTACTAAAAGCTCGAAATGACGCACTTTTGCGCGAAATTTGGCAGAACTTTCACTTTTTCCGCTCAAAGAAAAGGTAAGATTCGACATTTTTTGTAATTTTGAATGGTGAAAAAAAGATAAGCCACAATGGGCTGCTACCCATTGGGAAAACGCAACCTTACATTTCTTGCAGGATTTGTAAGGTTTTTTTTGAACCGTCGCTGAGGCTGTTAGCCGTCAGCGAGGTTTTTATTTTTGATAGAACTTATTGCTGTCAGCGAGGTTTTTGTTTTTTTTAATGAACAATTTTATTTCAATCCGACTTAGAATAAGGCAGTGCCTTGTGCCTACCTAAACGGCTCAAACATCAGAGCCGCAACCGTCAAATTGCTCGTTTCATCTATCAAAATGGCACTGCCACCTGCCCTTAGCTCCTGATAAGGGTCATAGACCAACGGTTGTGCCGCTTTCAGTTCGAGGCTGCCGATGTCGTTTAAGGCAATCTGCGCAACTTGGCTTTCCTTTTCTAAGGTATTGATATTGAGGCGATAATCGACATTTTTAACTTTGCACCTGACCCTTCGGCTGTGCTGTTGCAGCAAATAAGTGCCGCCTATTTGCAAAGGCTTGGTATCCAACCAACAAAAACGCGCCTGCACCTGCGAACCAATAAGAGGCGGCTGCTTTTCCCCTACAATCAAATCGCCCCGACTTACATCTATCTCATCGGCAAGGTGCAAGACTACACTCTGCCCTTCCGCCGCAAAAGGAATTTCTTTTTGGTTCAATTCTATACTTTTTATCGAAGTGGCAAGACCTGTGGGCTGCACCCAAACCGTATCGCCTTTTCGGAAAATACCGCTCTTTACCGCTCCCGCATAACCGCGATAATCGGGCAGTTCGGCAGTTTGAGGACGCAAAACGTACTGCACCGAAAAACGCTGCGGCTGCTCATTTTTTTGTTTTTTTGTCGCAATTTCTACGTTTTCCAAATATGCCAAAAGGGTTTCGCCTTCATACCAACTCAATCCATATTCGCTGCGATTGACAATATTTTCTCCGCTAAGGGCAGAGATAGGAATAAACTTAACGGTTTCTAAGTTTAGTTTTTGTTGTAAAATTTGAAAATCTGCCTGAATCTGCTCAAAAACAGTTTGGCTATATCCTACCAAATCCATTTTATTGACCGCCACTACCATCTTGGGAATACCCAAAAGTGCGGCAATGAGGGCATGGCGGCGCGTCTGCTCAATCACTCCCTTACGCGCATCAATCAAAACGATAGCAAGGTCGGAATTAGAAGCCCCCGTAACCATATTGCGCGTGTACTGCACATGCCCTGGCGCGTCGGCAATGATAAATTTTCGCTTAGGGGTAGAAAAATATTTGTAGGCGACATCGATGGTAATGCCCTGTTCGCGCTCGGCACGCAAGCCGTCTGTCAGGATTGCCAAATCTATTTCGCCTGCTTCTCTATTTTTACTCTGTTTGGTAATGGCGGCAAGTTGGTCTATCAGAATTGACTTTGAATCATAAAGCAATCTGCCTATTAGCGTACTTTTGCCATCATCTACACTACCTGCGGTTATGAAGCGTAATATTTCCATCTGAATAAATTTTATAGGTGCTTTTTTGAAAATTAAAAATAACCATTTTTCTTTCTATCCTCCATAGCCGCCTCCGAAACTTGGTCGTCTATGCGTGTTTCGCCTCTTTCGCTGATTTTGGAAGTGGTAATTTCGGCAATTACCTCGTCAAGCGTTGTGGCTTGGGAAAGTACGGCGGCGGTGCAGGTCATGTCGCCTACGGTTCGGTATCGCACACTTGCCCTAACGCGCTGGTCTTGTGGCTCGATTTGAATGTGGTCGGAAATGGCTAAAAGTTGCCCTTCGGCAGTTCGCACACAGTCGCGTTCATGAGCAAAATAGATAGGCGGCAGTTCTATTTTTTCGCGTCTGATGTAGTGCCAAACGTCTAATTCCGTCCAGTTGCTAATAGGAAAGACTCTCACATTTTCGCCTTTCTGGATTCTTCCGTTGTAAATGTTCCACAATTCAGGGCGTTGCAATTTGGGATTCCACTGCCCAAATTCGTCGCGCACCGAAAAAACACGCTCCTTTGCTCGCGCCTTTTCCTCGTCGCGCCTTGCTCCGCCAATGCAGGCATCAAAGGCAAATTCTTCTATGGTATCGAGTAGCGTATAAGTTTGTAGCGCGTTCCGACTTGGGTATTTGCCCTTCGGCTCTACCAATTTTTTAGCCGCAATCGTATCCGCTACCTGCCTGACAATCAGCCGCTCACCCAATTTTTCTACCAAAGTATCGCGAAAGGCTAAGGCTTCGGGAAAATTATGACCCGTATCGATATGCACCAAAGGAAAGGGAAACTTCAAAGGACGAAACGCCTTCAAAGCCAAATGCACCAAGACGATAGAATCTTTGCCGCCACTGAAAAGCAAAGCGGGCTTTTCAAATTCTGCCGCCACTTCGCGCAAGATGTAAATGGCTTCGGCTTCTAATTGGTCTAAATAGTTCATTTCTTTTTTGTTAGGATTGTATAAAAATTTTATGACTTCGTATGCAGACCACATTCTTTCTGCTGGCTGCTTTCCCACCACCACCTGCCTGCCCGAAAATCCTCGCCTGCCTTCACCGCTCGCGTGCAAGGTTCACAACCGATACTGACAAAACCCTGCTCGTGTAATGGATTGTAGGGAATTTGTTGTTTTTTTATTGTATCAAAAACTTCTTCATAAGTCCAATGTAGCAAAGGGTGAAACTTATACAAGTTAAACTTTTCGTCCCAT
The Hugenholtzia roseola DSM 9546 DNA segment above includes these coding regions:
- a CDS encoding TlpA family protein disulfide reductase, giving the protein MKNTLLLLFLFLSSSLFAQNTDTTFALQFNSTTYVEMHCPTCPDADYSIEYRPALTKSWARFELAQVAQGIFAGTVSLHLPETVRLLRNKPQRNYVSFLVLVPNDTLKVQIKYDKENDEYIFEKILTSQYPTLTQYAVDKIKDLGYHETDFALAGLTPEEKLAFIKKEIAYLEAYQKKHSLPLWFFNQAKESPQYIISFDTSLVSPPLSNRHALGSTYYMMHLDNFIQVALGYKKISEIATCAPFLSDSTLQTLKVRAEYAEKQVAFEVAEYYKLYLLTNFLTLTSDEKEASTLFNILNFKQEAIKNYAIHTINDFTQQVTYLNTEKKLPEFLLKDIEGNLVLLNESLGKTVYLSFWFPSCAPCIRAIPDKNKLVESLPSDEFELINICVSGSEQEWQNAIERFQMKGKNFYVSHTEIEKELTQLFGISTFPHYAILKDGKILIRKANSPNKIAPELRDLLKK
- a CDS encoding OsmC family protein — protein: MSNLTFSLSGKSESSAKFRAKVRHFELLVDEPQALGGTDLAPNPVEYLLAAYAGCLNVVAHLVAKEYNFELKSLKINLKGEINPERLFGFSDLQRAGYQALEVLLEPETTASDPLLLEWLQEIERRCPVGDNLQNSTPVALSIQRREKVVYFD
- a CDS encoding sulfate adenylyltransferase subunit 1, which encodes MEILRFITAGSVDDGKSTLIGRLLYDSKSILIDQLAAITKQSKNREAGEIDLAILTDGLRAEREQGITIDVAYKYFSTPKRKFIIADAPGHVQYTRNMVTGASNSDLAIVLIDARKGVIEQTRRHALIAALLGIPKMVVAVNKMDLVGYSQTVFEQIQADFQILQQKLNLETVKFIPISALSGENIVNRSEYGLSWYEGETLLAYLENVEIATKKQKNEQPQRFSVQYVLRPQTAELPDYRGYAGAVKSGIFRKGDTVWVQPTGLATSIKSIELNQKEIPFAAEGQSVVLHLADEIDVSRGDLIVGEKQPPLIGSQVQARFCWLDTKPLQIGGTYLLQQHSRRVRCKVKNVDYRLNINTLEKESQVAQIALNDIGSLELKAAQPLVYDPYQELRAGGSAILIDETSNLTVAALMFEPFR
- the cysD gene encoding sulfate adenylyltransferase subunit CysD; the encoded protein is MWSAYEVIKFLYNPNKKEMNYLDQLEAEAIYILREVAAEFEKPALLFSGGKDSIVLVHLALKAFRPLKFPFPLVHIDTGHNFPEALAFRDTLVEKLGERLIVRQVADTIAAKKLVEPKGKYPSRNALQTYTLLDTIEEFAFDACIGGARRDEEKARAKERVFSVRDEFGQWNPKLQRPELWNIYNGRIQKGENVRVFPISNWTELDVWHYIRREKIELPPIYFAHERDCVRTAEGQLLAISDHIQIEPQDQRVRASVRYRTVGDMTCTAAVLSQATTLDEVIAEITTSKISERGETRIDDQVSEAAMEDRKKNGYF